One window from the genome of Pelodictyon luteolum DSM 273 encodes:
- the cysD gene encoding sulfate adenylyltransferase subunit CysD → MNHLDKLEAQSVYILREAYRDFRQLCMLWSIGKDSTVLLWLARKAFFGHVPLPLVHIDTHFKIPEMIQYRDRMAMEFELNMIYGENTDAVERKLSFPDGNTDRITCCRNLKSEALKRTLSGEWPRWRMEHPTGRYVLDESREPYTGVIVGVRADEEGSRSKERYFSPRDTENCWEVGDQPPEFWNHFKTDFAPGTHVRIHPLLDWTELNIWEYIEREEIPVVPLYFNRGQGTRYRSLGCWPCTTPIASESETVADIISELCEGRLANIAERSGRAQDREDAGGLETLRRVGYM, encoded by the coding sequence CGACAAGCTTGAAGCACAGAGCGTCTACATCCTCAGGGAGGCATACCGCGATTTCCGACAGCTTTGCATGCTATGGTCTATCGGCAAGGACAGCACGGTGCTGCTCTGGCTTGCACGGAAGGCGTTTTTCGGGCATGTGCCGTTGCCTCTTGTGCATATTGACACCCATTTCAAGATTCCCGAAATGATCCAGTACCGTGACCGGATGGCGATGGAGTTTGAACTCAACATGATCTATGGGGAGAACACTGACGCTGTTGAGCGGAAACTGAGCTTTCCTGACGGGAACACCGATCGGATCACCTGCTGCCGCAACCTGAAGAGCGAGGCGCTGAAGCGGACGCTCTCGGGGGAGTGGCCTCGCTGGAGGATGGAGCACCCCACGGGGCGCTATGTGCTTGATGAGTCGCGAGAGCCATACACTGGCGTCATAGTAGGGGTCCGGGCCGATGAGGAGGGGAGCCGTTCCAAGGAGCGCTATTTTTCTCCCCGCGATACTGAAAACTGCTGGGAGGTCGGCGACCAACCGCCTGAATTCTGGAACCACTTCAAGACTGATTTCGCTCCAGGGACTCATGTGCGGATCCATCCGCTGCTCGACTGGACCGAACTGAACATCTGGGAGTACATTGAGCGCGAAGAAATTCCCGTTGTCCCGCTCTATTTCAATAGGGGTCAGGGCACCCGCTACCGGTCGCTCGGGTGCTGGCCCTGCACAACGCCGATAGCGTCGGAGTCGGAGACGGTGGCCGACATCATCAGCGAGCTTTGTGAGGGGCGGCTGGCCAACATTGCTGAACGATCCGGCCGGGCACAGGACCGTGAGGACGCTGGCGGGCTGGAGACCCTTCGGCGTGTGGGGTATATGTAG